The genomic interval ATCTCGTGGCTCATTACTGAAGTCTGGAGTGGGGCTGTATGGTCTTTGGGAAGGGTCGCTGTGAGCGTGTGAGTGCGGCGTGACCCCCAGCAAGGCGTACAGTTCGATCATGAAGGATTGGCAGTTCGCTAATTCCCTGCCGCCCGAGGGCTTCCAGCGAGCGATGAAGGCGGCTATGGTGTCGCTGGGTTGGATGTCAGTCATGCCATGGGCGTCATATCGCGGCTCATCCATCGAATTGATCACAAAGGGGGCTGCTTAAAAATCAGCGGGCGAAAGCGATATTTATCCAGATCAACCACCACAAAATGTCCCGGCAATCGATCTTCATGTTTCGCGATCAGCGCTTCCACGCGTGGCCATTTCTGGTGTCTTTCCCAGACATCAATGCGAATCAGGATCATTCCGCGGAATAGATATCCTCTCGGGTTAGGTGAGGATGATCGTTGATGACCTCCTCGATGGTCATCCCGCCAGACAGCTTTCGGAGGATCTGCTCCACGGTAATCCGCGTGTGCTTGATGACCGGTTTCCCAAACATGATCTTTGGATTCATTTCGATTTTTTCATAGGTCTTCATAATTCCCTCCTTGATCCTTGCACACGATCTTCCGGATTAGGAGATGTGGATCATCAGTTTTATTGAAGACCCGTCGGTGATC from Syntrophales bacterium carries:
- a CDS encoding DUF433 domain-containing protein translates to MKTYEKIEMNPKIMFGKPVIKHTRITVEQILRKLSGGMTIEEVINDHPHLTREDIYSAE